A window of the Mesorhizobium opportunistum WSM2075 genome harbors these coding sequences:
- a CDS encoding DsbA family protein, whose protein sequence is MNRPSFGKSLSRRNVLSSLAAIPAVALLAACSDSGEQAKAADVKPADPATPAKPATPAAVQVPEAQGTVDMAELLKPGALPDKQLGKDDAKVTIVEYASMTCPHCAHFAETTFPELKTKYIDTGKARYILREFPFDPSAEAGFMLARCAKDNYFPMVDVLFRQQANWVGVQNTKDALLQISKLAGFTQESFEACLTDQKLLDDVRSVQKRGANEFKVDSTPTFFINGKTYKGAMSIEEISAIIDPLL, encoded by the coding sequence ATGAACCGTCCCTCGTTCGGCAAAAGTCTGTCTCGCAGAAACGTCCTGTCTTCGCTGGCCGCCATTCCGGCGGTCGCCCTGCTCGCCGCCTGCAGTGACTCCGGCGAACAGGCCAAGGCGGCGGATGTGAAGCCTGCTGACCCGGCCACTCCGGCAAAGCCGGCCACGCCGGCGGCGGTCCAGGTGCCGGAAGCGCAGGGAACCGTCGACATGGCGGAACTGTTGAAGCCGGGCGCGCTGCCCGACAAGCAGCTCGGCAAGGACGACGCCAAGGTCACCATCGTCGAATACGCCTCGATGACCTGCCCGCATTGCGCACATTTCGCCGAGACCACCTTCCCGGAACTGAAGACGAAGTACATCGATACCGGCAAGGCCCGCTACATCCTGCGCGAATTTCCGTTCGATCCGAGCGCGGAGGCCGGTTTCATGCTGGCGCGCTGCGCCAAGGATAACTATTTTCCGATGGTCGACGTGCTGTTTCGGCAGCAAGCGAACTGGGTTGGCGTCCAGAACACCAAGGATGCGCTGCTGCAAATCTCGAAGCTTGCCGGTTTTACACAGGAGTCCTTCGAGGCCTGCTTGACGGACCAGAAACTTCTGGACGATGTGAGATCGGTCCAGAAGCGCGGCGCCAATGAATTCAAGGTCGACTCGACACCGACCTTCTTCATCAACGGTAAGACCTACAAAGGGGCGATGTCGATTGAGGAAATATCGGCCATCATCGACCCTCTGCTCTGA
- a CDS encoding DUF721 domain-containing protein produces MAGRTPYGNPVPVSDLATKILDPVLRKRAGISIGLVQSWEEIAGPRLASRSRPEKIQWPRRLHEDDPFEPAVLVIACEGMAALHLQHETGEIINRVNAFLGFNAIGRIRIVQKPVTTDKARPKPTFRPLTAAEQTKLSGTVELIEDEGLRASLERLGATILGEKKSKTP; encoded by the coding sequence ATGGCAGGGAGAACGCCCTACGGCAATCCCGTCCCGGTGAGTGATCTTGCGACCAAAATCCTCGATCCGGTGCTGCGCAAGCGGGCCGGCATCTCGATTGGCCTCGTCCAGTCCTGGGAAGAGATCGCCGGCCCGCGCCTCGCCAGCCGCTCGCGGCCTGAAAAGATCCAGTGGCCGCGCCGCCTGCATGAGGACGATCCATTCGAGCCGGCCGTGCTGGTCATCGCCTGCGAAGGCATGGCCGCACTTCATCTGCAGCACGAGACCGGCGAGATCATCAACAGAGTGAATGCCTTTCTTGGCTTCAACGCCATCGGCCGCATCAGGATCGTGCAAAAGCCGGTGACAACGGATAAGGCACGGCCCAAGCCGACCTTCAGGCCCCTGACGGCGGCGGAGCAGACGAAATTGTCCGGCACAGTCGAATTGATCGAGGATGAAGGACTGCGCGCCTCGCTGGAAAGGCTTGGCGCGACCATTCTTGGTGAAAAAAAGTCGAAAACCCCTTGA
- the mutY gene encoding A/G-specific adenine glycosylase, with product MAPADQTRKAQSHTTMSDDTASRLLAWYDVHHRELPWRVTPREHARGARPDPYRIWLSEVMLQQTTVEAVKSYFRAFVEKWPDVEALAAAPTEDVMKAWAGLGYYSRARNLKACADLVAARGGRFPDTEAALRDLPGIGAYTSAAITAIAFDRPAAVVDGNVERVISRLFSITTPLSEAKGEIRAHVERMVPATRPGDFAQAMMDLGATICTPRRPRCMLCPLREDCSAVVSGDPEHFPVRLPKADKPRRRGAAFVAMRDDGAILLRKRPDKGLLGGMTEVPTTAWTARIDGAITEAAAPFPANWRHAGQIAHVFTHFALELDVFRAEVDSAAPAGHFWSLAHEISGEALPTVMKKAIEAAIPGATKKPRPH from the coding sequence ATGGCACCAGCAGACCAGACCCGCAAGGCCCAGAGCCACACGACGATGTCGGACGATACCGCGTCGCGCCTGCTCGCCTGGTACGACGTGCATCACCGCGAATTGCCATGGCGCGTGACCCCGCGCGAGCACGCGCGCGGCGCGAGGCCAGACCCCTACCGCATCTGGCTGTCCGAAGTCATGCTGCAGCAGACCACGGTCGAGGCGGTGAAATCCTATTTCCGCGCCTTTGTCGAGAAATGGCCCGATGTCGAGGCGCTGGCCGCGGCACCGACCGAGGACGTGATGAAGGCCTGGGCGGGGCTCGGCTACTATTCCCGCGCCCGCAATCTCAAGGCCTGCGCCGATCTGGTCGCCGCCCGCGGCGGCCGGTTTCCCGACACGGAGGCCGCCTTGCGAGACCTGCCCGGCATCGGCGCCTATACGTCGGCGGCCATCACGGCGATCGCCTTCGACCGCCCCGCCGCCGTTGTCGACGGCAATGTCGAGCGCGTCATCTCCCGGCTGTTTTCGATCACGACGCCGCTGAGCGAAGCCAAGGGCGAAATCCGCGCCCATGTCGAACGCATGGTGCCGGCGACAAGGCCGGGCGACTTCGCCCAGGCGATGATGGATCTCGGCGCCACGATCTGCACCCCGCGCCGGCCACGCTGCATGCTGTGCCCACTGCGCGAGGACTGCAGCGCCGTCGTTTCAGGCGACCCCGAGCATTTTCCGGTACGCCTGCCGAAAGCCGACAAGCCTCGGCGGCGCGGCGCGGCTTTCGTGGCCATGCGCGATGACGGCGCCATTCTTCTGCGCAAGCGGCCGGACAAGGGCCTGCTCGGCGGCATGACCGAGGTGCCGACGACCGCATGGACCGCGCGGATCGACGGCGCAATCACCGAGGCGGCGGCGCCTTTCCCCGCCAACTGGCGGCATGCCGGTCAGATCGCGCATGTCTTCACCCACTTCGCGCTCGAACTCGATGTCTTTCGTGCCGAGGTGGACAGTGCCGCGCCAGCGGGGCATTTCTGGTCGCTGGCCCATGAAATTTCCGGGGAGGCGCTGCCCACTGTCATGAAAAAGGCAATCGAAGCGGCGATACCCGGCGCGACGAAAAAGCCACGCCCGCATTGA
- a CDS encoding HAD family hydrolase produces the protein MTEIRHIVFDIGKVLVHYDPNIPFSRLIPDETERKWFFDNVCTHDWNIEQDRGRTWEEAEALAIAEHPDHAENIRNFRRHWHEMAPHAYEDSVAILERLIDTGHDVTLLTNWAADTFVEARDRFPFLDRPRGITVSAEIGLIKPDRRIYDHHVASFGLEPSASLFIDDSQKNVDGARAAGWQAVLFTDAKTLQADLERFGIKA, from the coding sequence ATGACTGAAATCCGCCACATCGTTTTCGACATCGGCAAGGTGCTGGTCCATTACGATCCCAACATTCCGTTCAGCCGGCTGATCCCCGACGAGACGGAGCGGAAATGGTTCTTCGACAATGTCTGCACGCATGACTGGAACATCGAGCAGGACCGCGGCCGCACCTGGGAAGAGGCAGAGGCGCTTGCCATCGCGGAACATCCGGATCACGCGGAAAACATCCGCAATTTCCGTCGCCACTGGCACGAAATGGCACCGCATGCCTATGAAGACAGTGTCGCCATCCTGGAAAGGCTTATCGACACCGGCCACGACGTGACGCTGCTGACCAATTGGGCCGCCGACACGTTCGTCGAGGCACGGGACCGTTTTCCATTCCTCGATCGCCCACGCGGCATAACCGTGTCCGCCGAGATCGGCCTGATCAAGCCCGATCGCAGGATCTACGATCATCACGTCGCCTCATTCGGCCTCGAACCGTCGGCGTCGCTGTTCATCGACGACAGCCAGAAGAATGTCGACGGCGCCAGGGCGGCAGGCTGGCAAGCGGTGCTGTTCACCGACGCCAAGACGCTTCAAGCAGACCTTGAGCGCTTCGGAATCAAGGCGTGA
- a CDS encoding site-specific DNA-methyltransferase produces the protein MSAVRLLDELSLAPQQSEWLDTILKGDCVAALDRLPEKSIDVIFADPPYNLQLDGDLHRPDQSKVDAVDDDWDRFESFEAYDAFTRAWLLAARRVLKPNGTIWVIGSYHNIFRVGAKMQDLGFWILNDVVWRKTNPMPNFRGRRFQNAHETMIWASRDQKGKGYTFNYEALKASNDDIQMRSDWLFPICTGGERLKNDNGDKLHPTQKPEALLARIMMASTKPGDIVLDPFFGSGTTGAVAKRLGRHFVGIEREQAYIDAANERIDAVRPLEDADLTVLTGKRAEPRVAFVSLIDTGLMVPGATLYDAKKRWAAKVRADGTVAIGDSAGSIHKIGAEVQGLDACNGWTFWHYERSGGLTPIDELRRIARLGMERAGG, from the coding sequence ATGTCTGCAGTGCGTCTTCTCGACGAGCTTTCCCTTGCTCCCCAGCAATCCGAATGGCTGGACACGATCCTCAAGGGCGACTGCGTCGCGGCCCTCGACCGCTTGCCCGAGAAGTCGATCGACGTCATCTTCGCCGATCCGCCCTACAATCTGCAGCTCGACGGTGACCTGCACCGCCCCGACCAGTCCAAGGTCGACGCGGTCGACGACGACTGGGACCGGTTCGAGAGCTTCGAGGCCTACGACGCCTTCACACGCGCCTGGCTGCTGGCGGCGCGCCGCGTGCTGAAGCCGAATGGCACGATCTGGGTCATCGGCTCCTATCACAACATCTTCCGGGTCGGCGCCAAGATGCAGGACCTGGGCTTCTGGATCCTCAACGACGTCGTCTGGCGCAAGACCAATCCGATGCCGAATTTTCGCGGCCGCCGCTTCCAGAACGCGCATGAGACCATGATCTGGGCCTCGCGCGACCAGAAGGGCAAGGGCTATACGTTCAATTACGAGGCGCTCAAGGCGTCGAATGACGACATCCAGATGCGTTCCGACTGGCTGTTCCCGATCTGCACCGGTGGCGAGCGGCTGAAGAACGACAATGGCGACAAATTGCATCCGACGCAGAAGCCGGAGGCGCTGCTGGCTCGCATCATGATGGCCTCGACCAAGCCGGGCGACATCGTGCTCGACCCCTTCTTCGGCTCCGGCACGACCGGTGCCGTGGCCAAGCGTCTTGGCCGCCATTTCGTCGGCATCGAGCGCGAGCAGGCCTATATCGATGCCGCCAACGAGCGCATCGACGCCGTGCGGCCGCTGGAAGATGCCGACCTGACAGTGCTGACCGGCAAGCGCGCCGAGCCCCGCGTCGCCTTCGTCAGCCTGATTGACACCGGGCTGATGGTTCCGGGTGCGACGCTCTACGACGCCAAGAAGCGCTGGGCGGCCAAGGTGCGCGCCGACGGCACGGTGGCGATCGGCGACAGTGCCGGCTCGATCCACAAGATCGGCGCCGAAGTGCAGGGGTTGGACGCCTGCAACGGCTGGACCTTCTGGCACTATGAGCGCAGCGGCGGTTTGACCCCGATCGACGAACTTCGCCGCATCGCCCGCCTCGGCATGGAGCGGGCAGGGGGCTGA
- a CDS encoding HAD family hydrolase, protein MPQPDLVIFDCDGVLVDSEIIAARVEAELITLAGYEVSAEEIAETYAGLTFKDILMRIEEKSKIPFQVSLIDRAEELVDRKLRSDVRAIEGVREAVASVTTQRCICSNSRSERIEFMLEKVHLLPFFAGRIFSALETPTGKTKPAPDVFLLAAEKLNAKPANTFVIEDSVHGVHGARAAGMRVIGFTGASHSYPGHADALTEAGAETVIRRWAELKSVIAALSEWSADA, encoded by the coding sequence ATGCCCCAGCCAGATCTTGTCATCTTCGATTGCGACGGCGTGCTCGTCGATTCCGAAATCATCGCCGCGCGGGTCGAGGCCGAGCTGATAACCCTGGCCGGATACGAGGTCTCGGCCGAGGAAATCGCCGAGACCTATGCCGGCCTGACCTTCAAGGACATTTTGATGCGGATCGAGGAGAAGTCCAAAATCCCGTTCCAGGTGTCGCTGATCGATCGTGCCGAAGAACTGGTCGACCGGAAGCTGCGCAGCGACGTGCGTGCCATCGAAGGCGTGCGCGAGGCAGTCGCATCGGTCACGACACAACGCTGCATCTGCTCCAATTCACGCTCGGAGCGGATAGAATTCATGCTGGAAAAGGTGCACCTGCTGCCGTTTTTCGCCGGCCGCATCTTCTCGGCGCTGGAAACGCCCACCGGCAAAACCAAGCCGGCTCCGGACGTCTTCCTGTTGGCGGCGGAGAAACTCAACGCCAAGCCGGCGAACACTTTCGTCATCGAGGATTCCGTGCACGGCGTCCATGGCGCCAGGGCCGCCGGCATGCGCGTGATCGGCTTCACCGGCGCCAGCCACAGCTACCCCGGCCATGCCGATGCGTTGACGGAAGCCGGCGCCGAAACGGTGATCCGTCGCTGGGCGGAACTGAAAAGCGTGATCGCCGCGCTGTCGGAATGGTCGGCGGACGCCTGA